GTGGGTGGGGCACGGGTCACGGTCGAAGTGCGCTCGGTCAACCACCGCTTTTTTAATCCGTCCATCAAACTCCCCAATGCGCTGGCGCGGTGGGAAGTCGAGGTGCGTGAAGCCCTGCGGCGCGGGATCGGCCGCGGCGCCGTGACCCTCTCCGCCCGCATCGATCACACGGCGGCGTCGGGCGTCGGCATCGACGAGCATCGCTTGGGCGAGTACGTCACGCGGCTGCGCGAGTTGCAGCAACGGTTCGGTTTCTCCGAGCCGCTCGATCTGGCGACGGTGCTGCGACTGCCCGAGGTCGTGGTGTCGGGTGGCGCCGAACCGGCTGCGGGAACGGTGGAGGAATTGCTGGCGGTGGTGGATCGGGCGGTGGCCGCGCTCACGGCGATGCGCGGGGCCGAAGGGGAGCGGCTGGCGGAGTATCTGGTGGAGCGCCTGGAGAATGTCGGATCGGCGCTGGACCGGATCGCCGAACGGGCGCCCAAGCGGCTGGTGGAGCAGCGCGACCGCCTGCGGGCGTCGGTACGGGAGATCGCGGCCGGCGTGTCGGTGGACGATGCGCGGCTGGAGCAGGAGATCGCGATTCTGGCCGACCGGTTGGATGTAAGTGAGGAACTGTCGCGGTTCCGCGCCCACCTGGCGGCGTTCCGCGACACGCTCCGGGCGGGACCGGAAGACGGGGTGGGCAAGCGGCTGGGATTTCTGTTGCAGGAGATGCTCCGCGAGGCCAACACCACGGGGAGCAAGGCGAACGACGCGGTCGTGGTGGGTGACGTGGTGCTGATCAAGGAAGAGCTGGAGCGCACTCGCGAGCAGGTGGAGAATCTCGAATGAGCGCATTCCCGGTCATCCTCTCGGCGCCATCTGGAGGCGGCAAGACCACGATCGCCAAGGCGGTGCTCGCTCGGCGCACGGACGTCGGATACTCGGTGTCGTGCACCACGCGGAGCCCGCGGCCGGGCGAGGTGGAGGGCAGGGATTACCAGTTTCTGTCGCGTCGGGAGTTCATCGATCGCCAGGAGCGGGGGGAGTTCGCGGAGTCGGCTGAAGTGCACGGCAATCTGTACGGCACGCTCCAGTCCGAGGTGGACCGGGTGTTGCGCGCCGGACAGCACGTGATCATGGACATCGACGTGCAGGGTGCGCTCCAGTTCCGGCGCGCCTTCCCGCAGTCGGTGAGCGTGTTCGTCCTGCCGCCCTCGGGCGAGGTGCTGCTGCAGCGCCTGCGCGAGCGCGATACGGAAAGCGGGTCGCAATTGGTGAGCCGGTTGCAGTCGGCGCTTCAGGAACTGCAGGCGGTGGACGAGTACCAATACGTGGTGGTGAACGACGAGCTCGAGAGCGCGGTGAGTCTCGTATCGTCGATCATCGATGCGGAAGTGGCCAGTCGCGAGCGGGTGGCGGACCTGCGGCATCAGGTCACGTTGCTCATCGAGCGCCTGGAGCGGGAAATCGAAAGCCAATCCTTCTGACGGACTCAATCATGCGAGTATTCACTCCCCTCGAAATCGCCAAGCACGCGGCCAACAAGTACCTCGGCGTGCTCGTCGCGGCGAAGTACGCCCGGGTGCTCAACGAGTTCCCGCGCGACCGTTCGGCCATGGGCGAGAAGAAGCTGACCACGCGCGCCATGGAAGATCTGTCGAGCGGCAAGCTCACGTATCGCGTCGTGCCGCGCCTGCGCGGCGAGTAATCTCCGCCGCCGCGGGCCGGCGCTCGCCCTCTCATCGCGTCGCATGAGTCTCACGCCCACTCGACCCTTCGCATCGCGGCGCATTCTGCTCGGCATCACGGGCGGAATCGCCAGCTACAAGTCCGCCTGGGTGGCCCGGCTGCTCACCAAGGCCGGCGCGGAAGTGGACGTGGTCATGACGCGCGCGGCCACCGAATTCGTGGGGCCGATCACGTTCGAAGCCCTCACCGGGCGCCCGGTGCACGCCGGCCTGTTCGACGCCGGCCATGCCCTCGAACACATCACGCTGGCCCGTGCGGCCCACGTCATCGTCGTCGCGCCGGCCACCGCCGACTTCATGGCGCGCGCCGCGGCGGGGCAAGCCGATGACCTGCTCACCGCCTGCCTCCTTGCCGCTACCTGCCCGGTGCTGCTCGTCCCGGCGATGAACGACCGTATGTGGGCCCACCCGCAGACCCAGCGCAATGTCGCCCACCTGGCCGGCCTCGGGTACCGCGTCCTCCCGCCCGACGAGGGCATGCTCGCCGCGGGCGAGGGCAGCGGTCCCGGTCGGATGCCGGAGCCGGAGACGATCGTTGCTCACGTGGGGCGTCTGCTCGAACCCGCCGGTCCGCTCGCCGGAAAGCGCGTCGTCGTCACGGCGGGCCCCACGCGCGAAGCGCTCGATCCCGTGCGCTACATCTCCAACCACAGCAGCGGCCGGATGGGCGCCGCCGTTGCCGCCGCGGCGTGGCGCCGCGGCGCCGACGTGGAGCTCATCGCCGGTCCGCTGGCCATCCAGCCCCCGGTCGGGCCACGACTGACCCAGGTGGAGTCCACCGAGGAGATGGCCCGCGCGGTGCGGGAGGCGCTGCCGGACGCCGACCTGCTGGTCATGGCCGCGGCACCGGCGGATTTCACGC
Above is a genomic segment from Gemmatimonadaceae bacterium containing:
- the gmk gene encoding guanylate kinase; translation: MSAFPVILSAPSGGGKTTIAKAVLARRTDVGYSVSCTTRSPRPGEVEGRDYQFLSRREFIDRQERGEFAESAEVHGNLYGTLQSEVDRVLRAGQHVIMDIDVQGALQFRRAFPQSVSVFVLPPSGEVLLQRLRERDTESGSQLVSRLQSALQELQAVDEYQYVVVNDELESAVSLVSSIIDAEVASRERVADLRHQVTLLIERLEREIESQSF
- a CDS encoding YicC/YloC family endoribonuclease codes for the protein MTGFGTAEGAVGGARVTVEVRSVNHRFFNPSIKLPNALARWEVEVREALRRGIGRGAVTLSARIDHTAASGVGIDEHRLGEYVTRLRELQQRFGFSEPLDLATVLRLPEVVVSGGAEPAAGTVEELLAVVDRAVAALTAMRGAEGERLAEYLVERLENVGSALDRIAERAPKRLVEQRDRLRASVREIAAGVSVDDARLEQEIAILADRLDVSEELSRFRAHLAAFRDTLRAGPEDGVGKRLGFLLQEMLREANTTGSKANDAVVVGDVVLIKEELERTREQVENLE
- a CDS encoding DNA-directed RNA polymerase subunit omega, translating into MRVFTPLEIAKHAANKYLGVLVAAKYARVLNEFPRDRSAMGEKKLTTRAMEDLSSGKLTYRVVPRLRGE
- the coaBC gene encoding bifunctional phosphopantothenoylcysteine decarboxylase/phosphopantothenate--cysteine ligase CoaBC, which produces MSLTPTRPFASRRILLGITGGIASYKSAWVARLLTKAGAEVDVVMTRAATEFVGPITFEALTGRPVHAGLFDAGHALEHITLARAAHVIVVAPATADFMARAAAGQADDLLTACLLAATCPVLLVPAMNDRMWAHPQTQRNVAHLAGLGYRVLPPDEGMLAAGEGSGPGRMPEPETIVAHVGRLLEPAGPLAGKRVVVTAGPTREALDPVRYISNHSSGRMGAAVAAAAWRRGADVELIAGPLAIQPPVGPRLTQVESTEEMARAVREALPDADLLVMAAAPADFTPAHPMPSKIKKGAKAPAVALDFTVDILAATRGARRPGAVIVGFALETNDVLANARAKLEAKDLDLIVVNDATEPGAGFGVDTNRVTLLDRAGREERLELMPKTAVADAILDRVERLVDGR